A genomic window from Camelus ferus isolate YT-003-E chromosome 9, BCGSAC_Cfer_1.0, whole genome shotgun sequence includes:
- the NLRP13 gene encoding NACHT, LRR and PYD domains-containing protein 13 isoform X7 — protein sequence MVLLILWPKCSCVKRKPCMLGPMSSSGSISVHDGSYEKLLSCLMGLDQYQLEEFKLGLQAPQLLLENSRPIPWASLKAAGPADLLCLLSEYLTARQIWDVTLHIFENMQLTSLCKEMRAKTNEFTQAQEPHNADQERPGTPGEEAAHRRRYRERMKAKILAMWDSVSWPEDHIYLCNVTAKEHEELRRLLGPNRAGAQPRTIVLEGGAGVGKSTLAMKAVLHWAEGVLFQDRFSYVFFISCHKVKEMADTTLAGLLSQDWPDSQAPTEEFMGHPERLLFVIDGFEEMVLSPDLDNSPPCSDWYRQLPVARILLHLLKKELAPTATLLVTARDYGNGRLKGLLLNPWFVLLSGFTEGDREEYFTRFFGDYDQATKILRKIRKMESLFRSCSAPLVCWAVCSCLKRRMVRSPYSRPGAEAATSLYTRFFSGLSSAAAASASGQSRPGQWRALCSLAAQGMWLSHFTFPKEDVERWHLEAPLVESLLRRNILRKVGDCEDCVAFTHHSFQEFLGAVFYVLRGARGSLGGGSTRHQEMRALLSDAFLNTNVYWNQMVLFLFGLVRRDLARELEDALRCEVSRRVRDELLDWAEDLEGCSAVSVRFEFLLLFQCLHETQDEDFVRQILSRLLEADLDIRGSLQLRVSSFCLKHCQKLSKLRLSVSSPIPQTELTFDLETPGAKVVDLRTRQWQDICSVLRNGNMRELDLSDSKLNASSMKRLCYELRNPRCRLQKLTCRSVSPVRVLKELVLVLHGNHRLTHLDLSCNNLGITVSAMIFRTLRHSACNLQYLWSDCLTRGLLGRLESCGLTAWACHQLFAELGENSSLRFLSLGDNNLSNTEVKRLQGPFGTSRCPLKELSLEKCNLSVASCRDLALLLTSAQGVTRLCLGLNPLQDDGVEPLCGSLAHPDCVLERLVLSCCRLGAPSCGHLSDALLRSRTLTHLSLRRNELGDAGVARLCAALRRPRCRLRSLDLSACSLTAEGCQELADALKRNPNVKTLDIGENDVQDDGVKRLCEVLKCSNCTLSTLGLERCNLTRGCCQHLSSALGSSKSLVNLDLSGNDLGPEGVSTLWKSLEKPTCTLRKLRLEEDLYSIVKAELEKLQEKGSSLRIKCRRWIVREDRCCLGLQD from the exons atg GTGCTCTTGATTTTGTGGCCTAAGTGCTCTTGTGTGAAGCGGAAACCTTGCATGTTGGGCCCGATGAGTTCTTCTGGTAGCATCTCCGTACACGATGGTTCCTATGAGAAGCTTCTGTCTTGCCTAATGGGCCTGGATCAGTATCAGCTGGAGGAATTCAAACTTGGCCTCCAGGCCCCGCAGCTGCTGCTTGAGAACTCCCGGCCGATCCCCTGGGCGAGCCTGAAAGCCGCCGGTCCTGCTGATCTGCTGTGCCTGTTGAGTGAGTACTTAACAGCGAGGCAGATATGGGACGTGACCCTCCACATCTTCGAGAACATGCAGCTGACTTCACTCTGCAAGGAAATGAGAGCAAAGACGAATG AGTTCACACAGGCGCAGGAGCCCCACAATGCAGACCAGGAAAGACCAGGGACGCCAGGAGAAGAAGCAG CCCACAGGAGGAGGTACAGAGAGAGGATGAAGGCTAAAATACTGGCGATGTGGGACAGTGTCTCCTGGCCTGAAGACCATATATATCTCTGCAACGTGACGGCGAAGGAGCACGAAGAACTTAGGAGGCTGCTGGGCCCTAACCGGGCTGGAGCCCAGCCCCGGACGATCGTCCTGGAGGGCGGCGCCGGGGTTGGGAAGAGCACACTGGCGATGAAGGCCGTGCTGCACTGGGCAGAGGGCGTCCTCTTTCAGGACAggttctcctatgttttctttatcaGCTGCCATAAAGTGAAGGAGATGGCGGACACCACCCTTGCTGGCTTGCTTTCCCAGGACTGGCCTGACTCTCAGGCCCCCACTGAAGAGTTCATGGGTCATCCCGAGAGGCTCCTGTTTGTCATTGATGGCTTTGAAGAGATGGTTTTGTCCCCCGACTTGGACAACAGCCCACCATGTTCAGACTGGTACCGGCAGCTCCCAGTGGCCAGAATCCTCCTCCACTTGTTGAAGAAAGAGTTGGCGCCCACGGCTACCCTACTGGTAACAGCCAGAGACTACGGTAATGGTCGTCTTAAAGGGCTGCTGCTGAATCCATGGTTTGTCTTACTCTCAGGGTTCACAGAAGGAGACCGGGAGGAGTACTTCACCAGGTTCTTCGGTGACTACGACCAAGCCACGAAGATCTTGCGTAAGATAAGAaaaatggagtctctgtttcgcTCCTGCTCTGCGCCCCTGGTGTGCTGGGCCGTGTGCTCCTGCCTGAAGCGGCGGATGGTGAGAAGCCCGTATTCCCGGCCGGGCGCCGAGGCCGCCACCAGCCTGTACACGCGCTTCTTCTCCGGCCTGTCTTCCGCGGCAGCGGCGAGCGCGTCAGGGCAGAGCCGGCCGGGGCAGTGGAGGGCCCTCTGCAGCCTCGCTGCACAGGGCATGTGGCTCTCGCACTTCACGTTTCCAAAGGAGGACGTGGAGCGCTGGCACCTGGAGGCCCCTCTCGTCGAGTCTCTCCTGAGGCGGAATATTCTGCGCAAAGTCGGTGACTGTGAGGACTGCGTTGCTTTCACGCACCACAGCTTCCAGGAGTTTCTGGGGGCCGTGTTCTACGTGCTCCGGGGAGCCAGAGGGTCCCTTGGTGGTGGTTCCACGAGGCATCAAGAGATGAGGGCGCTGCTGAGTGACGCCTTCTTGAACACAAACGTCTATTGGAATCAGatggttctctttctctttggtcTTGTAAGGAGAGACCTGGCCAGGGAACTGGAAGACGCTCTGCGTTGTGAAGTGTCTCGCAGGGTGAGGGACGAGCTGCTGGACTGGGCAGAAGACTTAGAGGGGTGCAGTGCAGTCTCCGTCCGTTTTGAGTTCCTGCTGCTTTTCCAGTGCTTACATGAGACGCAGGACGAGGACTTTGTACGGCAGATCTTGAGTCGCCTCCTGGAAGCCGACCTTGACATTCGTGGGAGTCTGCAACTTCGAGTTTCTTCCTTTTGCCTGAAGCACTGTCAGAAGCTGAGTAAGCTGAGGCTTTCTGTCAGCAGTCCCATCCCTCAAACGGAGCTGACTTTTGACCTGGAAACCCCGGG GGCAAAGGTGGTCGATTTGAGGACTCGTCAGTGGCAGGATATTTGCTCCGTGCTTCGCAATGGGAACATGCGTGAGCTGGACCTGAGTGACAGCAAGCTTAATGCTTCCTCCATGAAGAGACTCTGTTACGAGCTGAGAAATCCAAGGTGCAGACTCCAGAAGCTGAC GTGCAGGTCGGTGTCTCCCGTGCGGGTTCTGAAGGAGCTCGTCCTCGTTCTGCACGGGAACCACAGGCTGACCCACCTCGACCTGAGCTGCAACAACCTGGGAATCACCGTGTCTGCGATGATCTTTAGAACTCTGAGGCACTCAGCCTGCAACCTCCAGTATCTGTG GAGTGACTGCTTGACCCGGGGCCTCCTCGGTAGGTTGGAGTCATGTGGCCTCACCGCCTGGGCCTGCCATCAGCTCTTTGCGGAACTCGGCGAGAACTCCAGCCTGCGGTTCCTCAGCCTGGGCGACAACAACCTCTCTAACACCGAGGTGAAAAGACTGCAGGGGCCGTTTGGGACGTCCAGGTGCCCCCTCAAGGAGCTGTC GCTGGAGAAGTGCAACCTGTCGGTGGCCAGCTGTCGGGACCTGGCCCTGCTTCTTACCAGCGCCCAGGGGGTGACTCGGCTGTGCCTGGGGTTGAATCCACTCCAAGACGACGGTGTGGAGCCGCTGTGTGGTTCCCTGGCCCACCCTGACTGCGTCTTGGAGAGACTGGT GCTTTCGTGCTGCCGGCTCGGCGCGCCCAGCTGCGGGCACCTGTCGGACGCTCTCCTCCGGAGCAGGACCCTGACGCACCTGAGCTTGAGGAGGAACGAGCTGGGCGACGCGGGCGTGGCGCGTCTGTGCGCGGCCCTGCGGCGTCCGCGTTGCCGGCTGCGCAGCCTCGA CTTGTCAGCTTGCTCTTTGACAGCAGAGGGCTGTCAGGAACTTGCTGATGCCCTCAAGCGCAACCCTAATGTGAAAACCTTGGACATCGGGGAAAATGACGTTCAGGATGATGGGGTGAAACGGCTGTGCGAGGTGCTGAAATGCTCGAATTGCACACTGAGCACGCTTGG GCTGGAGAGATGCAACTTGACGCGTGGTTGCTGCCAgcatctctcctctgctctcGGAAGCAGCAAAAGCCTGGTTAATCTGGACCTGTCAGGAAATGACCTGGGGCCTGAGGGAGTCAGCACGCTGTGGAAGTCCTTGGAAAAACCAACGTGCACACTGCGGAAACTCAG GCTCGAAGAAGACTTGTACTCCATAGTGAAAGCGGAGTTGGAGAAGTTACAGGAGAAGGGGTCCTCTCTGAGAATCAAGT GTAGAAGATGGATAGTCAGAGAGGACAGATGTTGCCTGGGGCTACAGGACTGA
- the NLRP13 gene encoding NACHT, LRR and PYD domains-containing protein 13 isoform X1 has product MLSFRTGEERTMETAECRRTLVSGDWEKNTSLDEATCVKCKPMQSYVLLAAPCRVPPLYVQKQSTRQTGRSMTTTRGLRTASPAGPLQVLLILWPKCSCVKRKPCMLGPMSSSGSISVHDGSYEKLLSCLMGLDQYQLEEFKLGLQAPQLLLENSRPIPWASLKAAGPADLLCLLSEYLTARQIWDVTLHIFENMQLTSLCKEMRAKTNEFTQAQEPHNADQERPGTPGEEAAHRRRYRERMKAKILAMWDSVSWPEDHIYLCNVTAKEHEELRRLLGPNRAGAQPRTIVLEGGAGVGKSTLAMKAVLHWAEGVLFQDRFSYVFFISCHKVKEMADTTLAGLLSQDWPDSQAPTEEFMGHPERLLFVIDGFEEMVLSPDLDNSPPCSDWYRQLPVARILLHLLKKELAPTATLLVTARDYGNGRLKGLLLNPWFVLLSGFTEGDREEYFTRFFGDYDQATKILRKIRKMESLFRSCSAPLVCWAVCSCLKRRMVRSPYSRPGAEAATSLYTRFFSGLSSAAAASASGQSRPGQWRALCSLAAQGMWLSHFTFPKEDVERWHLEAPLVESLLRRNILRKVGDCEDCVAFTHHSFQEFLGAVFYVLRGARGSLGGGSTRHQEMRALLSDAFLNTNVYWNQMVLFLFGLVRRDLARELEDALRCEVSRRVRDELLDWAEDLEGCSAVSVRFEFLLLFQCLHETQDEDFVRQILSRLLEADLDIRGSLQLRVSSFCLKHCQKLSKLRLSVSSPIPQTELTFDLETPGAKVVDLRTRQWQDICSVLRNGNMRELDLSDSKLNASSMKRLCYELRNPRCRLQKLTCRSVSPVRVLKELVLVLHGNHRLTHLDLSCNNLGITVSAMIFRTLRHSACNLQYLWSDCLTRGLLGRLESCGLTAWACHQLFAELGENSSLRFLSLGDNNLSNTEVKRLQGPFGTSRCPLKELSLEKCNLSVASCRDLALLLTSAQGVTRLCLGLNPLQDDGVEPLCGSLAHPDCVLERLVLSCCRLGAPSCGHLSDALLRSRTLTHLSLRRNELGDAGVARLCAALRRPRCRLRSLDLSACSLTAEGCQELADALKRNPNVKTLDIGENDVQDDGVKRLCEVLKCSNCTLSTLGLERCNLTRGCCQHLSSALGSSKSLVNLDLSGNDLGPEGVSTLWKSLEKPTCTLRKLRLEEDLYSIVKAELEKLQEKGSSLRIKCRRWIVREDRCCLGLQD; this is encoded by the exons GTGCTCTTGATTTTGTGGCCTAAGTGCTCTTGTGTGAAGCGGAAACCTTGCATGTTGGGCCCGATGAGTTCTTCTGGTAGCATCTCCGTACACGATGGTTCCTATGAGAAGCTTCTGTCTTGCCTAATGGGCCTGGATCAGTATCAGCTGGAGGAATTCAAACTTGGCCTCCAGGCCCCGCAGCTGCTGCTTGAGAACTCCCGGCCGATCCCCTGGGCGAGCCTGAAAGCCGCCGGTCCTGCTGATCTGCTGTGCCTGTTGAGTGAGTACTTAACAGCGAGGCAGATATGGGACGTGACCCTCCACATCTTCGAGAACATGCAGCTGACTTCACTCTGCAAGGAAATGAGAGCAAAGACGAATG AGTTCACACAGGCGCAGGAGCCCCACAATGCAGACCAGGAAAGACCAGGGACGCCAGGAGAAGAAGCAG CCCACAGGAGGAGGTACAGAGAGAGGATGAAGGCTAAAATACTGGCGATGTGGGACAGTGTCTCCTGGCCTGAAGACCATATATATCTCTGCAACGTGACGGCGAAGGAGCACGAAGAACTTAGGAGGCTGCTGGGCCCTAACCGGGCTGGAGCCCAGCCCCGGACGATCGTCCTGGAGGGCGGCGCCGGGGTTGGGAAGAGCACACTGGCGATGAAGGCCGTGCTGCACTGGGCAGAGGGCGTCCTCTTTCAGGACAggttctcctatgttttctttatcaGCTGCCATAAAGTGAAGGAGATGGCGGACACCACCCTTGCTGGCTTGCTTTCCCAGGACTGGCCTGACTCTCAGGCCCCCACTGAAGAGTTCATGGGTCATCCCGAGAGGCTCCTGTTTGTCATTGATGGCTTTGAAGAGATGGTTTTGTCCCCCGACTTGGACAACAGCCCACCATGTTCAGACTGGTACCGGCAGCTCCCAGTGGCCAGAATCCTCCTCCACTTGTTGAAGAAAGAGTTGGCGCCCACGGCTACCCTACTGGTAACAGCCAGAGACTACGGTAATGGTCGTCTTAAAGGGCTGCTGCTGAATCCATGGTTTGTCTTACTCTCAGGGTTCACAGAAGGAGACCGGGAGGAGTACTTCACCAGGTTCTTCGGTGACTACGACCAAGCCACGAAGATCTTGCGTAAGATAAGAaaaatggagtctctgtttcgcTCCTGCTCTGCGCCCCTGGTGTGCTGGGCCGTGTGCTCCTGCCTGAAGCGGCGGATGGTGAGAAGCCCGTATTCCCGGCCGGGCGCCGAGGCCGCCACCAGCCTGTACACGCGCTTCTTCTCCGGCCTGTCTTCCGCGGCAGCGGCGAGCGCGTCAGGGCAGAGCCGGCCGGGGCAGTGGAGGGCCCTCTGCAGCCTCGCTGCACAGGGCATGTGGCTCTCGCACTTCACGTTTCCAAAGGAGGACGTGGAGCGCTGGCACCTGGAGGCCCCTCTCGTCGAGTCTCTCCTGAGGCGGAATATTCTGCGCAAAGTCGGTGACTGTGAGGACTGCGTTGCTTTCACGCACCACAGCTTCCAGGAGTTTCTGGGGGCCGTGTTCTACGTGCTCCGGGGAGCCAGAGGGTCCCTTGGTGGTGGTTCCACGAGGCATCAAGAGATGAGGGCGCTGCTGAGTGACGCCTTCTTGAACACAAACGTCTATTGGAATCAGatggttctctttctctttggtcTTGTAAGGAGAGACCTGGCCAGGGAACTGGAAGACGCTCTGCGTTGTGAAGTGTCTCGCAGGGTGAGGGACGAGCTGCTGGACTGGGCAGAAGACTTAGAGGGGTGCAGTGCAGTCTCCGTCCGTTTTGAGTTCCTGCTGCTTTTCCAGTGCTTACATGAGACGCAGGACGAGGACTTTGTACGGCAGATCTTGAGTCGCCTCCTGGAAGCCGACCTTGACATTCGTGGGAGTCTGCAACTTCGAGTTTCTTCCTTTTGCCTGAAGCACTGTCAGAAGCTGAGTAAGCTGAGGCTTTCTGTCAGCAGTCCCATCCCTCAAACGGAGCTGACTTTTGACCTGGAAACCCCGGG GGCAAAGGTGGTCGATTTGAGGACTCGTCAGTGGCAGGATATTTGCTCCGTGCTTCGCAATGGGAACATGCGTGAGCTGGACCTGAGTGACAGCAAGCTTAATGCTTCCTCCATGAAGAGACTCTGTTACGAGCTGAGAAATCCAAGGTGCAGACTCCAGAAGCTGAC GTGCAGGTCGGTGTCTCCCGTGCGGGTTCTGAAGGAGCTCGTCCTCGTTCTGCACGGGAACCACAGGCTGACCCACCTCGACCTGAGCTGCAACAACCTGGGAATCACCGTGTCTGCGATGATCTTTAGAACTCTGAGGCACTCAGCCTGCAACCTCCAGTATCTGTG GAGTGACTGCTTGACCCGGGGCCTCCTCGGTAGGTTGGAGTCATGTGGCCTCACCGCCTGGGCCTGCCATCAGCTCTTTGCGGAACTCGGCGAGAACTCCAGCCTGCGGTTCCTCAGCCTGGGCGACAACAACCTCTCTAACACCGAGGTGAAAAGACTGCAGGGGCCGTTTGGGACGTCCAGGTGCCCCCTCAAGGAGCTGTC GCTGGAGAAGTGCAACCTGTCGGTGGCCAGCTGTCGGGACCTGGCCCTGCTTCTTACCAGCGCCCAGGGGGTGACTCGGCTGTGCCTGGGGTTGAATCCACTCCAAGACGACGGTGTGGAGCCGCTGTGTGGTTCCCTGGCCCACCCTGACTGCGTCTTGGAGAGACTGGT GCTTTCGTGCTGCCGGCTCGGCGCGCCCAGCTGCGGGCACCTGTCGGACGCTCTCCTCCGGAGCAGGACCCTGACGCACCTGAGCTTGAGGAGGAACGAGCTGGGCGACGCGGGCGTGGCGCGTCTGTGCGCGGCCCTGCGGCGTCCGCGTTGCCGGCTGCGCAGCCTCGA CTTGTCAGCTTGCTCTTTGACAGCAGAGGGCTGTCAGGAACTTGCTGATGCCCTCAAGCGCAACCCTAATGTGAAAACCTTGGACATCGGGGAAAATGACGTTCAGGATGATGGGGTGAAACGGCTGTGCGAGGTGCTGAAATGCTCGAATTGCACACTGAGCACGCTTGG GCTGGAGAGATGCAACTTGACGCGTGGTTGCTGCCAgcatctctcctctgctctcGGAAGCAGCAAAAGCCTGGTTAATCTGGACCTGTCAGGAAATGACCTGGGGCCTGAGGGAGTCAGCACGCTGTGGAAGTCCTTGGAAAAACCAACGTGCACACTGCGGAAACTCAG GCTCGAAGAAGACTTGTACTCCATAGTGAAAGCGGAGTTGGAGAAGTTACAGGAGAAGGGGTCCTCTCTGAGAATCAAGT GTAGAAGATGGATAGTCAGAGAGGACAGATGTTGCCTGGGGCTACAGGACTGA
- the NLRP13 gene encoding NACHT, LRR and PYD domains-containing protein 13 isoform X2, with protein sequence MLSFRTGEERTMETAECRRTLVSGDWEKNTSLDEATCVKCKPMQSYVLLAAPCRVPPLYVQKQSTRQTGRSMTTTRGLRTASPAGPLQVLLILWPKCSCVKRKPCMLGPMSSSGSISVHDGSYEKLLSCLMGLDQYQLEEFKLGLQAPQLLLENSRPIPWASLKAAGPADLLCLLSEYLTARQIWDVTLHIFENMQLTSLCKEMRAKTNEFTQAQEPHNADQERPGTPGEEAAHRRRYRERMKAKILAMWDSVSWPEDHIYLCNVTAKEHEELRRLLGPNRAGAQPRTIVLEGGAGVGKSTLAMKAVLHWAEGVLFQDRFSYVFFISCHKVKEMADTTLAGLLSQDWPDSQAPTEEFMGHPERLLFVIDGFEEMVLSPDLDNSPPCSDWYRQLPVARILLHLLKKELAPTATLLVTARDYGNGRLKGLLLNPWFVLLSGFTEGDREEYFTRFFGDYDQATKILRKIRKMESLFRSCSAPLVCWAVCSCLKRRMVRSPYSRPGAEAATSLYTRFFSGLSSAAAASASGQSRPGQWRALCSLAAQGMWLSHFTFPKEDVERWHLEAPLVESLLRRNILRKVGDCEDCVAFTHHSFQEFLGAVFYVLRGARGSLGGGSTRHQEMRALLSDAFLNTNVYWNQMVLFLFGLVRRDLARELEDALRCEVSRRVRDELLDWAEDLEGCSAVSVRFEFLLLFQCLHETQDEDFVRQILSRLLEADLDIRGSLQLRVSSFCLKHCQKLSKLRLSVSSPIPQTELTFDLETPGAKVVDLRTRQWQDICSVLRNGNMRELDLSDSKLNASSMKRLCYELRNPRCRLQKLTCRSVSPVRVLKELVLVLHGNHRLTHLDLSCNNLGITVSAMIFRTLRHSACNLQYLWLESCGLTAWACHQLFAELGENSSLRFLSLGDNNLSNTEVKRLQGPFGTSRCPLKELSLEKCNLSVASCRDLALLLTSAQGVTRLCLGLNPLQDDGVEPLCGSLAHPDCVLERLVLSCCRLGAPSCGHLSDALLRSRTLTHLSLRRNELGDAGVARLCAALRRPRCRLRSLDLSACSLTAEGCQELADALKRNPNVKTLDIGENDVQDDGVKRLCEVLKCSNCTLSTLGLERCNLTRGCCQHLSSALGSSKSLVNLDLSGNDLGPEGVSTLWKSLEKPTCTLRKLRLEEDLYSIVKAELEKLQEKGSSLRIKCRRWIVREDRCCLGLQD encoded by the exons GTGCTCTTGATTTTGTGGCCTAAGTGCTCTTGTGTGAAGCGGAAACCTTGCATGTTGGGCCCGATGAGTTCTTCTGGTAGCATCTCCGTACACGATGGTTCCTATGAGAAGCTTCTGTCTTGCCTAATGGGCCTGGATCAGTATCAGCTGGAGGAATTCAAACTTGGCCTCCAGGCCCCGCAGCTGCTGCTTGAGAACTCCCGGCCGATCCCCTGGGCGAGCCTGAAAGCCGCCGGTCCTGCTGATCTGCTGTGCCTGTTGAGTGAGTACTTAACAGCGAGGCAGATATGGGACGTGACCCTCCACATCTTCGAGAACATGCAGCTGACTTCACTCTGCAAGGAAATGAGAGCAAAGACGAATG AGTTCACACAGGCGCAGGAGCCCCACAATGCAGACCAGGAAAGACCAGGGACGCCAGGAGAAGAAGCAG CCCACAGGAGGAGGTACAGAGAGAGGATGAAGGCTAAAATACTGGCGATGTGGGACAGTGTCTCCTGGCCTGAAGACCATATATATCTCTGCAACGTGACGGCGAAGGAGCACGAAGAACTTAGGAGGCTGCTGGGCCCTAACCGGGCTGGAGCCCAGCCCCGGACGATCGTCCTGGAGGGCGGCGCCGGGGTTGGGAAGAGCACACTGGCGATGAAGGCCGTGCTGCACTGGGCAGAGGGCGTCCTCTTTCAGGACAggttctcctatgttttctttatcaGCTGCCATAAAGTGAAGGAGATGGCGGACACCACCCTTGCTGGCTTGCTTTCCCAGGACTGGCCTGACTCTCAGGCCCCCACTGAAGAGTTCATGGGTCATCCCGAGAGGCTCCTGTTTGTCATTGATGGCTTTGAAGAGATGGTTTTGTCCCCCGACTTGGACAACAGCCCACCATGTTCAGACTGGTACCGGCAGCTCCCAGTGGCCAGAATCCTCCTCCACTTGTTGAAGAAAGAGTTGGCGCCCACGGCTACCCTACTGGTAACAGCCAGAGACTACGGTAATGGTCGTCTTAAAGGGCTGCTGCTGAATCCATGGTTTGTCTTACTCTCAGGGTTCACAGAAGGAGACCGGGAGGAGTACTTCACCAGGTTCTTCGGTGACTACGACCAAGCCACGAAGATCTTGCGTAAGATAAGAaaaatggagtctctgtttcgcTCCTGCTCTGCGCCCCTGGTGTGCTGGGCCGTGTGCTCCTGCCTGAAGCGGCGGATGGTGAGAAGCCCGTATTCCCGGCCGGGCGCCGAGGCCGCCACCAGCCTGTACACGCGCTTCTTCTCCGGCCTGTCTTCCGCGGCAGCGGCGAGCGCGTCAGGGCAGAGCCGGCCGGGGCAGTGGAGGGCCCTCTGCAGCCTCGCTGCACAGGGCATGTGGCTCTCGCACTTCACGTTTCCAAAGGAGGACGTGGAGCGCTGGCACCTGGAGGCCCCTCTCGTCGAGTCTCTCCTGAGGCGGAATATTCTGCGCAAAGTCGGTGACTGTGAGGACTGCGTTGCTTTCACGCACCACAGCTTCCAGGAGTTTCTGGGGGCCGTGTTCTACGTGCTCCGGGGAGCCAGAGGGTCCCTTGGTGGTGGTTCCACGAGGCATCAAGAGATGAGGGCGCTGCTGAGTGACGCCTTCTTGAACACAAACGTCTATTGGAATCAGatggttctctttctctttggtcTTGTAAGGAGAGACCTGGCCAGGGAACTGGAAGACGCTCTGCGTTGTGAAGTGTCTCGCAGGGTGAGGGACGAGCTGCTGGACTGGGCAGAAGACTTAGAGGGGTGCAGTGCAGTCTCCGTCCGTTTTGAGTTCCTGCTGCTTTTCCAGTGCTTACATGAGACGCAGGACGAGGACTTTGTACGGCAGATCTTGAGTCGCCTCCTGGAAGCCGACCTTGACATTCGTGGGAGTCTGCAACTTCGAGTTTCTTCCTTTTGCCTGAAGCACTGTCAGAAGCTGAGTAAGCTGAGGCTTTCTGTCAGCAGTCCCATCCCTCAAACGGAGCTGACTTTTGACCTGGAAACCCCGGG GGCAAAGGTGGTCGATTTGAGGACTCGTCAGTGGCAGGATATTTGCTCCGTGCTTCGCAATGGGAACATGCGTGAGCTGGACCTGAGTGACAGCAAGCTTAATGCTTCCTCCATGAAGAGACTCTGTTACGAGCTGAGAAATCCAAGGTGCAGACTCCAGAAGCTGAC GTGCAGGTCGGTGTCTCCCGTGCGGGTTCTGAAGGAGCTCGTCCTCGTTCTGCACGGGAACCACAGGCTGACCCACCTCGACCTGAGCTGCAACAACCTGGGAATCACCGTGTCTGCGATGATCTTTAGAACTCTGAGGCACTCAGCCTGCAACCTCCAGTATCTGTG GTTGGAGTCATGTGGCCTCACCGCCTGGGCCTGCCATCAGCTCTTTGCGGAACTCGGCGAGAACTCCAGCCTGCGGTTCCTCAGCCTGGGCGACAACAACCTCTCTAACACCGAGGTGAAAAGACTGCAGGGGCCGTTTGGGACGTCCAGGTGCCCCCTCAAGGAGCTGTC GCTGGAGAAGTGCAACCTGTCGGTGGCCAGCTGTCGGGACCTGGCCCTGCTTCTTACCAGCGCCCAGGGGGTGACTCGGCTGTGCCTGGGGTTGAATCCACTCCAAGACGACGGTGTGGAGCCGCTGTGTGGTTCCCTGGCCCACCCTGACTGCGTCTTGGAGAGACTGGT GCTTTCGTGCTGCCGGCTCGGCGCGCCCAGCTGCGGGCACCTGTCGGACGCTCTCCTCCGGAGCAGGACCCTGACGCACCTGAGCTTGAGGAGGAACGAGCTGGGCGACGCGGGCGTGGCGCGTCTGTGCGCGGCCCTGCGGCGTCCGCGTTGCCGGCTGCGCAGCCTCGA CTTGTCAGCTTGCTCTTTGACAGCAGAGGGCTGTCAGGAACTTGCTGATGCCCTCAAGCGCAACCCTAATGTGAAAACCTTGGACATCGGGGAAAATGACGTTCAGGATGATGGGGTGAAACGGCTGTGCGAGGTGCTGAAATGCTCGAATTGCACACTGAGCACGCTTGG GCTGGAGAGATGCAACTTGACGCGTGGTTGCTGCCAgcatctctcctctgctctcGGAAGCAGCAAAAGCCTGGTTAATCTGGACCTGTCAGGAAATGACCTGGGGCCTGAGGGAGTCAGCACGCTGTGGAAGTCCTTGGAAAAACCAACGTGCACACTGCGGAAACTCAG GCTCGAAGAAGACTTGTACTCCATAGTGAAAGCGGAGTTGGAGAAGTTACAGGAGAAGGGGTCCTCTCTGAGAATCAAGT GTAGAAGATGGATAGTCAGAGAGGACAGATGTTGCCTGGGGCTACAGGACTGA